The genomic region AGATCTACGAACTTGCAAAACCGATCCATGAGATCATGGACAGCATCGAGAAAGAGAAGAAGAAAGAGGCGACCAACCAGCTCGCCCTTGTTCAGAAATTACGGGATTACATCAGGTGATGTAAGTACCCTGCACTTTTTTTCGCTTCCGACAATCACGGTTGTCTTATCCATAAAATTACAGAAGAGCCCGCTCTCTACAACCCCGGGGATATCTGCTATTGCCATCTCCAGTGCCCGCGGATCGCCAATCTCCATGAATTTGCAGTCGATAACAAAATTCCCGTTATCGGATATGACCGGGCCGTCTTTCTTGACCGCTTCACGGATAACCGGGACACAGCCGAGCGCCCTGAGCTGGTTCATGACTGACCGGGCTGCAAAAGGAAGAACTTCCACAGGAACCGGGGCTGCGAGGCGGTTTACGACCTTCTGTTCGTCAACCACCACCACGAATTCGAGTGCAGCTGCCGCAACGCATTTCTCCCGGGTATGAGCGGCTCCCCGGCCTTTGATCAAATGAAATTTCGGATCCACTTCATCTGCCCCATCGATGGCAATCTCGATCACCGGGTGATCATCGAGAGTTGTCAGCGGGATGCCATATTCGCGTGCCCGCATTGCCGTCTGGTACGATGTGGGTATGCCCTGGACCCGGAGGCCTTCCCGGACCCTGACTCCCAGCCGCTCTATCATATAATAGACGGTCGAGCCGGTGCCAAGACCCACAACACTGCCGTCCTCCACCATATCGGCTGCCTTATGTCCTGCTTCCTGTTTGGCGGAAGCAAGTTTTTGCGCTTTTTCGTCCATCAAAGTGATACTAATCAATGCCCGCATAATTAAAACTGGTGATATGAGCGCGGGATTGTTCCGGTAAAAATTATAAAAACAGTTTCTTCATATCCTCGTGGGCGGCATGGGCTGTACAGTCAAGGGTAATGGGGGAGATGGAGACATTGCCTTTCCGGATCGCGTGGACATCGGTGCCCTCTTCAGCATCGTCGATGAGCGGCCCGTTGATCCAGAAGTACGGCCGGCCGCGGGGATCGAGCCGTTTCTCAACCCCGGTATGGAACAGTTTATGGGCAAGCCTTGTTACTTCATATCCGCCTTTGACCTCCGAGGGGATATTGACATTGATGACATCCGCGTTTGGACAGAATCCCCGTTCAAGCACGCGAGAGACAACGTCGCGGACAACCTTCTTTGCAGCATCGAACCCCTGGCCATGCGTCCTGGGATCATCGAACTTGTCTCCCTGATCCTCCACCTGGAGAGAGAACGCAATGCCCTTGACTCCCTGGTTTGATCCTTCGAGTGCTGCCCCGACCGTACCGGAGGTCATGATGGACTCAAACGAGAGGTTCTCCCCGATATTGATGCCGCTTACAATGAGGGTCGGGTTGAGTTTCAGCGCGTAAAGGCCGATGATCACCGAATCCGTGGGTTTTCCGGCAACGGACCAGGCCCGCTCTCCATTGATAAGGATCTGGTTTGTCCGCAGGGGCTCGAAGATCGAGATCGACCGGCCGACCGCGCTCTGCTGGGTTGCGGGGGCGACCACGGTCACATCGGCAATAGGCCTGAGCGCGTCGTACGCGGCCCAGAGCCCTGTGGAACTCACGCCGTCATCATTGGTCAGCAGGATCGAAGGTCTCATGTGTTTCCTCTATTGATGCCCTTTGCCAAAAAGGTCACCGATCGGATAGGGTAATTTTCCGGAAGAGCATAACATAGTGGGATGAAAGTCCTGCTTGCCGAATATACCTCCGCAAACGACCCGGCACTTGCCCACGAGGGCAATGCTATGCTGCGTGTGCTGATATCGAGTTTTGAGCGTTCAGGGTACGAGGTGGTCCTGCCGGGCCATGGCGATTTTGCCAAAGAGATCGAGCGGCTTGCACCTGCCTGCGATATGGGTCTTGTGATCGCACCCGATAAGCTCCTGTCGCAGTTCACCATGCGTCTTGAACAGCACACCCACAATCTCGGCTGCGGGTTCATGACGATCGCGCTCTGTGCCAACAAAGTCAAGACCCAGAAGGTTCTAGGCCAGCACGGCACTCCCGTTCCTGGGGAGCCGGGGTCCGGCAAACGGGTGATAAAACCCGTAAAAGGATGCGGCTCGCAGGGAGTCCGTATCTCCCCGGGCGATCCCGGTGAAGGGGAGTTTGCCGAACGGTTTATCGATGGAGAGCACATCTCGGTCAGCCTCATCCCGAACCGGGTAATCGGGGATGCCTGCCTCTACTTCCGGGGAAATCCCCCGGTCGTGCTTGCCGTGAACCGGCAGCATATAGAAACGGGTGCGGATGGATCTATCCGCTATCTTGGCGGGGAAACCCCTATCCATCATCCGCGCGAGACGGAGATCATTGATACGGCGCGGAAAGTTTGCGAAGTTCTCGGCTGCCAGGGATACTGTGGTGTCGACATGGTTGTTGCGGACAAGGTGTATGTGGTGGATGTCAACCCCCGGATCACAACGAGCCTTGTCGGGATCGTAGCCTGCATGAAAGAGGAGATTGCCGACCTGCTCGTGGCGGCATCCAAAGGGGAAGGCCCGGCTGCAGTCCATCTTGAAGGCCACGCCCGGTTCGACACCGACGGGAAGGTCACCCGGATATGATCGGGATCGATGTTGGCGGGGCGAACCTCAAGGTTGTTGATGACCGCGGCGTTCACCTACATTACTGCCCGCTCTGGGAGAATGCTCCCATCACCCGCCTTCTGAAGCAATACGTGAAGGGTGAAGATGATCCGGCTGCGGTGGTGATGAGCGGGGAACTTGCCGATTGTTTCGAAAATAAGCTGCAGGGAATCTCGTTCATTGTCAGTGCTGTCCATGCGGCATTTCCCAAAGCCCGTTTTTATGGCACCGATGCCCGCTTCCATGTCGGGGGCGTCCCGCAGCTGGCAGCTGCCAACTGGCTGGCGTCTGCGGATTATATCCGGACAAAACATCCGGATGCGGTTCTTCTTGATGTCGGCAGTACGACTGCGGATATCATTCCCCTTAACCGGTTCGACCGCCTGCTGGGTCTCACCGATCT from uncultured Methanoregula sp. harbors:
- the rpiA gene encoding ribose-5-phosphate isomerase RpiA produces the protein MDEKAQKLASAKQEAGHKAADMVEDGSVVGLGTGSTVYYMIERLGVRVREGLRVQGIPTSYQTAMRAREYGIPLTTLDDHPVIEIAIDGADEVDPKFHLIKGRGAAHTREKCVAAAALEFVVVVDEQKVVNRLAAPVPVEVLPFAARSVMNQLRALGCVPVIREAVKKDGPVISDNGNFVIDCKFMEIGDPRALEMAIADIPGVVESGLFCNFMDKTTVIVGSEKKCRVLTSPDVIP
- the surE gene encoding 5'/3'-nucleotidase SurE; this encodes MRPSILLTNDDGVSSTGLWAAYDALRPIADVTVVAPATQQSAVGRSISIFEPLRTNQILINGERAWSVAGKPTDSVIIGLYALKLNPTLIVSGINIGENLSFESIMTSGTVGAALEGSNQGVKGIAFSLQVEDQGDKFDDPRTHGQGFDAAKKVVRDVVSRVLERGFCPNADVINVNIPSEVKGGYEVTRLAHKLFHTGVEKRLDPRGRPYFWINGPLIDDAEEGTDVHAIRKGNVSISPITLDCTAHAAHEDMKKLFL
- a CDS encoding ATP-grasp domain-containing protein, with protein sequence MKVLLAEYTSANDPALAHEGNAMLRVLISSFERSGYEVVLPGHGDFAKEIERLAPACDMGLVIAPDKLLSQFTMRLEQHTHNLGCGFMTIALCANKVKTQKVLGQHGTPVPGEPGSGKRVIKPVKGCGSQGVRISPGDPGEGEFAERFIDGEHISVSLIPNRVIGDACLYFRGNPPVVLAVNRQHIETGADGSIRYLGGETPIHHPRETEIIDTARKVCEVLGCQGYCGVDMVVADKVYVVDVNPRITTSLVGIVACMKEEIADLLVAASKGEGPAAVHLEGHARFDTDGKVTRI